The Zerene cesonia ecotype Mississippi chromosome 11, Zerene_cesonia_1.1, whole genome shotgun sequence sequence ttttaaattgctcCCATTCGTTCTATTCTGTTAATCGACGTTCctaaaacgaaggaggttctcaattcgattgtgatttttttttgttttgttactccATAGCATAGGTTTCCAACAGATTGgcatgattatttttgtgttgaataggaaattgtttatttaagaatCTGGAGGAGTATCTCCGCCCTAGCCAATGCAATACccttaaatttatgaaacttaaaattgatgtattttgaaattattgatattaggTAATTTTATGACTACatacaatgataataaaatgtaacgtTCTATAAactacataacaaataaataatgcggtttctaaaaaacataattaatttgacaTTAACAACAATCATTTTTGTATAACAGATaagtaatataacaaaaatgtctGAAAAACCAAATGAAATCAAAGAAAAACCAGGAGATGGCCTTCGTTCAATGAGATCTACCACAGCATTTCGTGTTATTAACTTTGAACTTTATGCAAAGCCGgtaattattcatttgtataataattttctatgttACAACAAAGATCTATCTGCTATTGCTTTATGTAATACTATCTCTAAATGAGTTTtccattttaatgtttctCAGGAAacgctaaaataaaacatagccTAAGCTATTCCTTGACATGAATGTACCACTGAAAGTCCCATCCATTCCAGAGATTAGCAGAAACAATCGGacagataaaatttataaaaaaggttttttggTACATGTGCTGTAatacacataatttaataagttaaaatttggttattttaatgtaacaaagAGAtacttcaatttttttatcaagaaAGATTgtaactttcttttatttgtcaaatcttaaagcaattaataattttaattctattgttTCAGAATATTGTCATCATGAGCATAGGTGCAACTTGTTTTGCACTTGCTTTGggatatatagcttatatgaGACAAAAATATGAATCAATGGGATACTATGCAGCAGTTGATGCAGAtggaaaagaaatatttgaaaagaaaaagtcGAAATGGGACTGAAActgacaaaaaattatttaattaaataattataggtagtaaataataatccatagcataaaataatataaaatctatttttttagttatttatgagGCTTTAGTTATTGGAAACCTTTTATTGTCCTTTCAAATAtactcaaataataaaaaaataataataaaaaataagatctGAGCTTTTTCATAGagaaatttcacattttatataatatatgagaaTGAGATGACTTctcatataaaaaactagtacatggatgaccgagcttttctcggttttttttgttttttgtttttttataaattgtgttttttggaaattatatttaagtattattaaaaaagtaagtttaagtcgataaaacacgaatatgacattttctaaaaaagattcctagctagatcgatttatcgcccccgaaaccccctatatactaaatttcatgaaaattgttGGAGCCCATTCcgagaaattttatatatatatataatctatctatatactaaatttcatgaaattcgTTGGAGcccatatatatatgtatatatatatatatatatatataataataagcttgttaaaagatataagatttaacCATTAGATGTAAAGTGTTGTTGCTTTTCCGAGCTTTATGTAAtgcttttcatttttttctgaACATGAGAAAGATAATATATCCAAATAACAGAGCtgcattaaacaatttttaggTAACTTAGATTTTAGTCTGGTCAATCTGGACATTCCGTGATACATAAATTCACAACAAGCTGAAAATCAgtgaagttgtttaaaataaaggtataaataaaatttagaagtTACNNNNNNNNNNNNNNNNNNNNNNNNNNNNNNNNNNNNNNNNNNNNNNNNNNNNNNNNNNNNNNNNNNNNNNNNNNNNNNNNNNNNNNNNNNNNNNNNNNNNTCTTGAAAGACACACGAGGAAGACTTGGACTCTGGAGATTTGATATCTAAATTAACACTAGAACTCTCGGAAACACTATCTGAATTCTCAATTTTCTTATCCTCGCTTTTCGAGGTCTCTGCTTTGGACGACTTTTTagcttttttgttttcatgcCCTTTATTGTCCTCTTTTTTCACTTTGTCAGTGTTGAAGCTATCTTTCAAGTCTTGAAGTTCCTTGCCTGTGTACAACCGCTTCATACCTCGCGGTAAAGCCCGACACAAGCTTAAATTTAACGATTCTAATTGGGAGCACTTTAACAACACTTTCTTAACTGGTTCCAAAGATACCGACGAGCCGAAAAGATTGAGTATTCTgaaagtttaaaatacatcATAAGTGCGAGAAAATAATGTCAAACGAATATGTCAAATTTTATGTCCAATAAAgaacacataaataaacatgtctCTTATATACTTCATAGTACTAGTTGAGGAGTAATAGTATACCAATTGtttcgaaaattatttcaatgttgataagttttaatataattaaacagtagataataatgaatatcaaTGAACAGacttaataagattttaaaataatatataatatgtattcagagatctatttaaaacatgggaaaattttaaagaatgtaaaaaaaaattgtcacgAGGCAGGAGTCATTTCGcctattctataaaaaattcccatttataaagcatttgaatgcgaATTTGAAACATGTTTAGATAAACTACATAAATcaagttatattattactcaAAACGGCTAACGCCTAAATcataatttctttctttctttcttaaattCAATAGAATAACTACACCATGAAATCCATCATGTTATTTGTTACTCTATGAACatcattattcaaaattataaatctattattcATAGTAGCTGTTTGCTTCATATCCTccaattaatgaattttgtaatttctcAAAATGTTTACAGTTAATACGTAGATATCCTTAGGTAGGTATCCTAATCAAAacagacacaaatacaaaccAATAATcctcaaaatccattcagccGTTTTTAACTTACAACTGGCATCATAAACAGGATTTTCATTTGTGCATATAAGATCATAATTACCTAAGTTTACTAGAAGCGGCATCGGCGAGCGCCGCCACCGCGTCATCTAGCACCTTGTTGGCGGACGCCCACGACAGGTCCAGCTCGATGAGGCTGTGCGACCACTTCTCGCAGATTAGCTCCAGGCACGCGTTCCTCTGTCGCGTCACGTTGCAACCTGCCGTTACAAGGGAGATATTGGGAGTTGCAGGCAATAATGAGAGATATTTAGGCATTTTACGATACTGTTTTGTTGTAGGCGTTTTGCAtgcaacatattttttttttggattttggCTTCAAAGGTTCTAAAATTGTTATCAGTTTGAAGATtacacttaaatttattagtagcgatatctattctaatattataaagctgaagagtttgtttgtttaaaaaaaatacttcagtgttatatattccatttattgaggaagactcTAGGCTGTATTATaggtaccacgggcgaagccgggatgGACCGctggttatatataaattttttttttttttttttttttattgtgggatagggaagcgcttgactaccatctcgcctgctggtaagcgtagatgtagtctaagatggagcgcgcttccctaggaggtacctgttcactcgacttttgaagatccccagattgtactcgtcagggaacacagactcaggaagcatgttccagtcccttgcggttcgaatgAAGAATGTAGAGTCGAACCGCTTAGTCCGGGTACATGGAACATCCACCATAAAGTGGTGCCTAGAGTCTGTGCGCCTCGACGACCGATGGAAGAAGGGGGATGGCGGAATCAAATTGTGCAGTTCCGCAGCGCACTCTCCAAAGTGTATCCGATAAAATACCGATAGACTAGCCACTCTACGGCGATGAGCGAGGCTCTGNNNNNNNNNNNNNNNNNNNNNNNNNNNNNNNNNNNNNNNNNNNNNNNNNNNNNNNNNNNNNNNNNNNNNNNNNNNNNNNNNNNNNNNNNNNNNNNNNNNNNNNNNNNNNNNNNNNNNNNNNNNNNNNNNNNNNNNNNNNNNNNNNNNNNNNNNNNNNNNNNNNNNNNNNNNNNNNNNNNNNNNNNNNNNNNNNNNNNNNNNNNNNNNNNNNNNNNNNNNNNNNNNNNNNNNNNNNNNNNNNNNNNNNNNNNNNNNNNNNNNNNNNNNNNNNNNNNNNNNNNNNNNNNNNNNNNNNNNNNNNNNNNNNNNNNNNNNNNNNNNNNNNNNNNNNNNNNNNNNNNNNNNNNNNNNNNNNNNNNNNNNNNNNNNNNNNNNNNNNNNNNNNNNNNNNNNNNNNNNNNNNNNNNNNNNNNNNNNNNNNNNNNNNNNNNNNNNNNNNNNNNNNNNNNNNNNNNNNNNNNNNNNNNNNNNNNNNNNNNNNNNNNNNNNNNNNNNNNNNNNNNNNNNNNNNNNNNNNNNNNNNNNNNNNNNNNNNNNNNNNNNNNNNNNNNNNNNNNNNNNNNNNNNNNNNNNNNNNNNNNNNNNNNNNNNNNNNNNNNNNNNNNNNNNNNNNNNNNNNNNNNNNNNNNNNNNNNNNNNNNNNNNNNNNNNNNNNNNNNNNNNNNNNNNNNNNNNNNNNNNNNNNNNNNNNNNNNNNNNNNNNNNNNNNNNNNNNNNNNNNNNNNNNNNNNNNNNNNNNNNNNNNNNNNNNNNNNNNNNNNNNNNNNNNNNNNNNNNNNNNNNNNNNNNNNNNNNNNNNNNNNNNNNNNNNNNNNNNNNNNNNNNNNNNNNNNNNNNNNNNNNNNNNNNNNNNNNNNNNNNNNNNNNNNNNNNNNNNNNNNNNNNNNNNNNNNNNNNNNNNNNNNNNNNNNNNNNNNNNNNNNNNNNNNNNNNNNNNNNNNNNNNNNNNNNNNNNNNNNNNNNNNNNNNNNNNNNNNNNNNNNNNNNNNNNNNNNNNNNNacagattcgaaattcaaatgtaatatttttttataattaagtgtaacagtatttatggccagactaagtatatactaGCTGATCGCGCAAACACTTCTGCCTTTCTCTTATCATTTCGGGGTATGaataatagatgttggccgattctcagagctacacaaaattttctacctacacaaaatacacaaaatttcattagaatcGGTGCAGGCGTTTCGgtggagtatggtaactaacattgtgatacGAGAGAAGATATCTATTTTCAAGACACTGTTTCGGCCCAGCACGAGTCGGACTAATAAACGAACCGAACAAATAAGCGAAAGGAAAACTGAGAAAAACGTGGTTAACCATTTATGACCGTGCTGACCATTCCttaacataatacattatcACTGAATATCTCAAGTATCTAACTATCACGGTTAATAAGTTACAGCCTGAtgacagatagacagataTAATATAGCAGAAGTCTTACTAAAAGGGTTCCATTTTATCTTTTGTATACCGAACCCAAATAAGAACTGCAATCGATCTGCAAGACTGTAAGTCgatgatttatataaagccTTCCGCCCGCATAgcgaaaaaaaatatccgGGAATGAGATAATTCACCGTGgttaaagttgcctatattacTCTCTAGGCTGAACAATCTTAAGACACAAAATCATATACGACAAACGGTCAGGGTATCTCATTTTCAGTTTTTCAATTTCAGCGTGTATAGTCGGGATGTTCGAAAAAAAGTATCGAAAGATAATGCACATACACTGAGACATATTTTATGGTACAAATGTAAGGTTATgaacaatatatacatatacaatatacactACTACAAAAGTCAGATTTTaagtagtttaattttatgaatatatgaattacttatcgataaaatgtaaattattaaaattgttaattgttaaatatcataaatttatattaaattatagaatttaaatttcatatgtatgtagcagctataacattttttttttaattgaactttTATGTACTGTATTGGGATGACACAGACTCCTGAAACACAGCGAAAGCTATATTAGGAGTCTGGGTTTCATGTTgtatgtgatttataatttgttcaataaattatttttattttattatttttttatttatatgataaatacgAACCTGTTGTGACGTCGTAGCACTAGCAAGTACCAGCTGAGCGTTAGCAGCTCGAAATACCCTCAATTTTGGGCAACCTTTCTGCAATGCTTCCAAGGGAACTGCAGCTGGGTGTGAAGTGGCCAATGCTCCTGATATATCCAGCACTTCCAAGTTTGGGCAGTATGTCTggcaaatgaataaaaaaatgattccttcagaatctattttttttcaatttcaaaaatgtctGACAATTGTTGTAGGATACATCAGAATCAAAtaagacataaaattaaaatatacttctgTACtaagtttgataaaatttgaaaaaaaaaaactatcaaagaaaaaaagttCTTGAAAGACGCTATAAGTTGAATTGCACAAAGCGAATCCAGGTGCGTAACACTAGTAAAACCTAATAATTACATCTCAAGCATTTCAAAactgttattaaatactacaaattaaatatgtatattgtaaaatattaaggaATTTCAATAATggtattacttattattattcatgaatATACAGATTAGAAGTTTATTGGAAACATAGGTAaacttttttgaaaaattattaagataaataattatcaccAAAATCttatgcaataattataaacgaataaatttttgtaaaaaccaTACCGCTACTGAAGTCAAAATTTGCTGCAACGCTGAAAACTTATTATTGGCGAGGGTAAGATGAGTCAATCGGTCTCCAAAATTTTCCATGATCCGCGCCACCGAAGCCGCTGATAAACATGTACTGGAACTGCCTAATTCGGACtgcaaaatgtataaaacataattagaCCAATTGTATATTCGATTgagatttaatatatacattatataagtCTATAAGGAGACTTTGATATTCTTATTCTATACACCAAAATTATTGTACAGAATATGGAAACTACATTAGTCTAACAATACTATATGTGAAGTGAAAATAATGCAttcagtatatatatattacgatattttgttgttttctaaaaattataatatctaatatctattataataaaattataagtaaccAAAAACATCCAATTACCTCTAATCAATATTGGTTTTCCTTAAATTTAGGTACATAGAAAGAGATCTTACCAAGGATGACAAATCGATCCTTTGCAGCTTTGGCAGCCCTTGAATCAGGTCAAATAATTGTTCAGGAGTAATTCTACTCCAGCCAGCGACACCAAGTTCCACTAAGTCAGGACAATAATCCACCAAACATGTCAGCACCCATGTCACGTTACATACATCCCATTGAgctaaaaacattattttcttgtatttgccATACCAATTCTTTGCAGGgcattattatgatttagtTAAAGAAAGAGATTTGAGAGAATATATGGTACTATCAAGTTCAatagcaataatttaatttattcaaaacatttaaatcaatGTCGTTGAgtgtgtttattgtataatttgttcatttattgaacaatttttttacgaaatacatttaaagaataaatataacaatcattTAATAACTGTGTCCCAGAATAACACGcttttgtgttaattatttcaatcattGTACTAATTAGTTACTTTGATAACTGTTAAGGTAACACACTGAcccaaaaaaaatgttttgcgACGCGCGTTTACTACCGATATctctaaaatacataatataagtgttTAAGGAAAAAATACAAGCACATCAACATcaacatttacataattttttgcctaattaaaatttaataaatgacttGAATGCAATGGGAGTGgaataagataaattcaacaaacttaccaatatttaaactttgacATTGTGACAGTCGATTTTCTAGTAGCCACACAAGTTTGTAATCAGTTTTACATTTATCTACAGTGTATTGTGCAAGGTCGACATTTCTCCAAAATTCAGGCTTACAACTTACGCTATACcaaaatttacatacactACTCAATCTAgaacagaaataataataattaagtatacaaagtacataacttttttaaaactactttGGAAGAGtctaatttcatttaaaaaaattttagaaGCTACGTTAATGGACTCCTGTCTGTGGTCATAGCAAATACAAGTTGTCACTCTAGACTGACTCATGGAACTCatagaagataaaataatatacaatcatTCTTACGTAATTTTCagaatataatagtattttagtTGCACATTTCAGGTATTCATATCTACATTATTTctagtaatgtatattttctaactatggataaaaatgtttttactatCCACTTTtcttaattctaaataaatttaaaaactagcaGAAACACTTGAACAATGTTATGTGTTTACTAATTGTagaaaataaggaaaaacacaattttgatTTGTTAAGGGTGAATTTTGCTTTTCCTTTACCCATTATTGTTTGAACAATTTTCTTACCTAACTATAGCAGGGAGTGTGCCTTGTTGTATGACcacatattcaaatattttcattagaatTTCTTCTGGCATAGAAGTTGCCCAAGGGCTTTGGGGTCCTGCATCTCTACTCTCAGCTGCACTACTTCTACTTTTTTCAGTCTTTTGAGCTgtgtaaaatcaaaaatttatgattatattataattaattaggttAGAGAATCAGTTAATAAACATGCATTTAGTTAAGTcgcaataaatagtttaaacaactcattaaatacattattttggaattaaaattcttaaaaaaataaagcaattaacCCTTTCGATAATTATAAcgatatgcaataaaatattaactacaATATAGgtacaaacataattttaatgtgataactatccaaataaaaattttatagtaaatttttatctccCATAGATAACtcacttatatttattcacattCTTGGATATCACTTATAAAGCTATTTCTGGTCAAGGTTTGAAGTAGATATGAGatgatcatttatttatctaaataattacataataatgttacaatttcaaatactatttacctttactttttgtattgttattagaTTTACGAGGAGCTTTTTGCCGCGACTGTCGCGATTTAGGTGCTGCAACACTCATAGCAGATGCAGTATCACCTCTAGAAGGATCATATTCTTCACCAGAACTGACACTAGGTGCAGGAGAAGCAGCTCGCTTCTTCTTAGACTTTCTTGGGGCTATATCAGTTATTAATGCAGGTGTTGGTGCTACCTGgaatgtgaaatttatttgtatgtatatatttattaatccttATTTTCCTTTGTGACAGTATTATCATTAACTAGCGGACCACCCCGGCATCACCTGTGGTACATAAATAGCCCatagtcttcctcaataaatgtgctatctaacactgaaagagtttttgaaattggaccagtagtttttgagattaatgggttcaaacaaacaaacaaacgcttcaggtttataattttagtacagatgttataaaataacattaaaaacctTAAGAAATTTGCTCTTAATTAACAAAACCTAATGGCTATTCAACCTTCACCTGTTTAAACAATTTGGACAAAGACAGGACAATATCTGTCTGGTCTGCTaggtttcaatataaaaatagtgaaaTAGAGTTgagttttaataagaaaacacTTACATAGAATTTCTAGTttcagaaattataaaaattgcccCTATAATTGGAATGTGATTGATATAAAGCaataacttttacattttaaaaagctTTCATCATATTGTGACGCATACGGACATTTGTCCACATAAGAAATATCAAACTAATAATGCAatccatataataaatatccccctttttatgtagaatttttatttcctttgttTTGGACCATAAATCTACaatctataattaatacacattaatcattataaaattcataacaaGGGTATgactacaaataaaaagtacttattttctttacatgCTATTGTTATCAAGTAAAATATACCGAGGCatgacaaacatttttttccaaTATTATTGTCAGCTTTGTAATCTGTGGATTGGttgaatctattttaaatatatttaaataaatgatagaaGATTTTCAGTCAATTTAATAAACCATTTCAATGCAGtgtaattatcaaaatatgaaTTCATTTATTCTTATAGTAGTTGTAtacttgataatttaaatttcacctTTCAAAGTTTTACTCATAAGATAGATATAAACATACTTATCAACTTATATCAATTccatttatatctttaattatttattttgtccaAATAAATCCATGTTATTTGAGCAGAAGAAGTTAGATCACGAATAAGAACAATAATTATGGTTATTGGAGAAAGTggtgaaaatcatttttttaaacataatcaaACATCAtgattactaaaataatttaaaattataaaatgggaAGAAACCATATTAAGCTTTATAATTGTGTCAAGAGAAATAGTTTATGAGACTAACACAGAAATTGACCTGTGACTTAAAGTGAAAGTGAATTGGTTGCATCACAGAAACAGTCTTTAAAGTTTAAGTTCTTTGTAAGCAAAATGGCCATGataaaaatctcaaaaattatactagaaataactgtttttagtatataaatataacataaattaggattttatttaattatatccatacaatttatatataataataatcaaaacaaattatattattgtgtatttactactgaaattcaataaataaacaatttatttatataagttataacagGTTTATTTCCAGTAAATCTTTGAAAAATAGGAaacaagttaataaaaaatgcaattggTTTACTCCAAGTCCTAATGTgcagttttttataaaaaaaaacattaacaaatttaattaaacttctaAATACTCACTATGCTTACTGCCTCCTGAACACCTGTCCTTTTTATCTTAATCTTTAATTTAGTACTTGTATCCACTATCTGGCTTCGATATGTGGGTGTATGATCAGGCTTCTTAGATTTCTTTTTGCTACGAGAACTACACAGTCCTAGCATTGATCTAGGTTTACCACTACAAGGAATAACTACGTGAGTCCTTTGCTCTTTTGAGGAGTCTTtagatttattcttttttgtagataattGACTAAGTTCATGACTGTAAGGTTTCCCACTTTGCCTAGGCAAAAATTTCAACTTAACACTACTTTGCAGCACTTCATCCTCTGAACTTTCACTTTCAGCATCGGAGTCCTCTTCATCTTCATCTTCTTGACACTCACTACTACTCactaagtttaaatttttaccacCTTTGATTTTTGAGACAACACTGTTACTCTTATGGGTCCGGCTGCGTGAACTACgagaatgtttttttcttttacgcTCAGATGGAAGGTAACCGTTTAAAGTGGATTGATCAGAATCACGTCTTGATCGCTGTTTGTGCTTTTTATGACGGGATCGTGGAGCATTCGGCATGATTCCATTCACAACCTGCATTTTCTGATTTGCTATATCATCTATGCTTTGCTCAAAGTCAGTTTCCAGCTTGACGCAGGAATAGTCTTCGAGCTGATCTTGCTCAGTATCAGAGTCAGAATTGGTGACAATTTTGGGCAGGCGCTCATCTGGGAATAGATCCTTGCGGACCGAAAGTCTCATGGCAGGCTCAGCAGCATCATAGCCGCCGTTGAGAGGACTGGAATGGCCCGACATACCGCCCGCCTCCCGCCGCCCTTCCAAACCACTTCTATAAAACGCTCACCGTCACCTGTCTGTCGTGAGGTAAACAATCAGTTTGACACATCACATTTTCACTTTTGATACTGTAACACTTactattaaatgataaacttATTATGTTTGATTGTGACCACTCGATGTTTTTGTCatcattacatttttcaatgaGCACTTCTGGATTTAATCCGAAGcatctttttttctttacgtATTCGCATTTTAGGTCATCCATGTTCATGTAACGTTGTGATTGCGAAAAACAAAGTATAGACCATTTTCGCGGACACAAACactattatctatattacGGTGATGATGAACACACAAATTGAAGAAtagtactaataataaaataattcagacGTCTAAAAGTTGATGAAAACAGTTGACCTTGTTAAAAGCTTATTAGGTTTCAAATTTTAGTCAACAGATGCAGACATTGTCACAAAGGTTGTTCTTGAGTTGTTCTCTGtgtatatcaattattaagtGACATCCTTGTAAAGACgtcttatacaaaattatcatacTTCAATTCATGATATTACtacaaattgaatataaaagtatagatataacaagctttaaaactaatagtttatttttcaaatataaattaatggtatattgcttaatttttgtaaaccATATGAAATACGTTCTTACAAACATAATGTTACGTTGAGGTGataaataatgtcaaattcaataaaattaaactttgcACCATGggtttacaaataatattataaccaaTCATAGCGTAAGGTTTCATATGAAAAAGTTTGCTAATTGGTTCATGTAACTGTCAAGTTAATATCAGCCTATGATATTTAAGTAGAGATAATATACGACCTTATGGTGATATATCTTTTCTGACATTTgaaatagatggcgctgtaattaacataaaattagaaATGGACTACAATACATACCtactaatgaaataaaaatagattatgtaggtatctatatattatatttgttttgtttctgaTCGTTCATTcgatttatgtaaattaaatattttcagtcGTTGGTAAAGTATTCGTCaagtgttaatatttttgcgttttagcaattatattattagtgaaAATCGTAGTTCTAATCTAagtattattctatttaaatgtgttgTTCATGACGTGTTTCAAATGTACTGTGGGATAATGATAACCTACACGCTCTTTCTGTAGCTAATATATAAAGTGGTgagtcatatttaaatttatttgctgtATTGATGATCTCATATTATCGTATTGTAGGTATACGCTCGCTAGTGGTGTAAATCTTTTTGTCGTGACTTATAAAACATTGCTGATTTTTGTCAACATTGGAGTTTTCtgttagaataaaattattgtacatttgGTTTcgttattatcttattataaatctttctACACATGCATTGCAATCTCTTGTTGGCAATATTTATGAAGGACAACGTTTAGATATTAAAGAcctaaaagaaaacaataaaaataaattcatcactattattagaaagaaagaaagaaatttttctatatattaattaagtagATACACATAGataggtaaatattatacacatatccATATTATGTAAGATAACTAC is a genomic window containing:
- the LOC119830150 gene encoding small integral membrane protein 8; this translates as MSEKPNEIKEKPGDGLRSMRSTTAFRVINFELYAKPNIVIMSIGATCFALALGYIAYMRQKYESMGYYAAVDADGKEIFEKKKSKWD
- the LOC119830528 gene encoding F-box/LRR-repeat protein 6, which translates into the protein MSGHSSPLNGGYDAAEPAMRLSVRKDLFPDERLPKIVTNSDSDTEQDQLEDYSCVKLETDFEQSIDDIANQKMQVVNGIMPNAPRSRHKKHKQRSRRDSDQSTLNGYLPSERKRKKHSRSSRSRTHKSNSVVSKIKGGKNLNLVSSSECQEDEDEEDSDAESESSEDEVLQSSVKLKFLPRQSGKPYSHELSQLSTKKNKSKDSSKEQRTHVVIPCSGKPRSMLGLCSSRSKKKSKKPDHTPTYRSQIVDTSTKLKIKIKRTGVQEAVSIVAPTPALITDIAPRKSKKKRAASPAPSVSSGEEYDPSRGDTASAMSVAAPKSRQSRQKAPRKSNNNTKSKAQKTEKSRSSAAESRDAGPQSPWATSMPEEILMKIFEYVVIQQGTLPAIVRLSSVCKFWYSVSCKPEFWRNVDLAQYTVDKCKTDYKLVWLLENRLSQCQSLNIAQWDVCNVTWVLTCLVDYCPDLVELGVAGWSRITPEQLFDLIQGLPKLQRIDLSSLSELGSSSTCLSAASVARIMENFGDRLTHLTLANNKFSALQQILTSVATYCPNLEVLDISGALATSHPAAVPLEALQKGCPKLRVFRAANAQLVLASATTSQQSLAHRRRVASLSVFYRIHFGECAAELHNLIPPSPFFHRSSRRTDSRHHFMVDVPCTRTKRQNPKKKYVACKTPTTKQYRKMPKYLSLLPATPNISLVTAGCNVTRQRNACLELICEKWSHSLIELDLSWASANKVLDDAVAALADAASSKLRILNLFGSSVSLEPVKKVLLKCSQLESLNLSLCRALPRGMKRLYTGKELQDLKDSFNTDKVKKEDNKGHENKKAKKSSKAETSKSEDKKIENSDSVSESSSVNLDIKSPESKSSSCVF